One Triticum dicoccoides isolate Atlit2015 ecotype Zavitan chromosome 5B, WEW_v2.0, whole genome shotgun sequence genomic window carries:
- the LOC119305522 gene encoding heavy metal-associated isoprenylated plant protein 23-like gives MGVGGTLDYLSELLGGGGRRRSYKQKRKQFQTVELKVRMDCDGCELKVRNALSSMKGVQSVEINRKQYKVTVQGFVEPHKVVKRVQATGKKAEIWPYIPYNLVAHPYAAQTYDKKAPPGYVRKVDAVMPVASYGGPGAGPAQEERLTTMFSDDNPNACSVM, from the exons ATGGGTGTGGGTGGGACTCTGGACTACTTGTCCGAGcttctcggcggcggcggccggcgccggAGCTACAAGCAGAAGAGGAAGCAGTTCCAGACGGTGGAGCTCAAGGTCCGGATGGACTGCGACGGCTGCGAGCTTAAAGTCAGGAACGCCCTCTCCAGCATGAAAG GGGTGCAGTCGGTGGAGATCAACCGGAAGCAGTACAAGGTGACGGTGCAGGGGTTCGTGGAGCCGCACAAGGTGGTGAAGCGGGTGCAGGCCACCGGGAAGAAGGCCGAGATCTGGCCATACATCCCCTACAACCTCGTCGCGCACCCCTACGCCGCGCAGACCTACGACAAAAAGGCGCCCCCGGGCTACGTGCGCAAGGTGGACGCCGTCATGCCCGTCGCCAGCTACGGCGGCCCCGGCGCCGGCCCCGCGCAGGAGGAGCGGCTCACCACCATGTTCAGCGACGACAACCCCAACGCCTGCTCCGTCATGTGA